A DNA window from Acetilactobacillus jinshanensis contains the following coding sequences:
- the rlmD gene encoding 23S rRNA (uracil(1939)-C(5))-methyltransferase RlmD — protein MPEITVGTQFKTTTRNGFDRMGVNGESVGYFNRKLAFIAGALPNEKVIATVTRVYPNYIRARAVKITKKSPLRVKPVDAYANQVGGFELENMKYSTQLQFKKALVKQSLNQYRPRGFRQYSVHKTMGMKTPYGYRNKLQFPVRKVNGKIIAGLYQTRSHHLVDLKTCSEQYPVTMKVVRGLVKILQDMDYPIYDTDNNSGIIKTLVVRAALHTRDVQVVFITNTSKLIKKSQLLQAIIVHLSEVTSVMQNVNPGDTSMIWGDRTIPLAGKTSITEKMGGLAFKLSARAFLQLNSYMIPQLYEVVKHALNLKHGDHLIDAYSGVGTMGLPLAHQVKELRGMDTIPEAVEDANANAKLNHIQNAHYYVGAAEDLIPKWIKAGWNPDALIVDPPRVGLAKPLIDAILAAHPKKFVYVSCNPATLARDLKPLTEKYRVNWLQPIDMMPQTARCEVVASFSLRHNL, from the coding sequence ATCGCCGGGGCTTTGCCTAACGAAAAAGTAATTGCAACGGTTACCAGAGTTTACCCGAATTACATTCGTGCCCGAGCCGTTAAGATTACCAAAAAGAGTCCACTTCGTGTTAAGCCCGTTGACGCTTACGCTAATCAAGTCGGTGGTTTCGAATTAGAAAACATGAAGTATTCTACTCAACTTCAGTTCAAAAAAGCATTAGTTAAGCAGTCACTTAATCAGTATCGTCCACGTGGCTTTCGTCAGTACAGCGTTCATAAAACAATGGGGATGAAAACACCCTATGGGTACCGTAACAAGCTTCAGTTCCCAGTTCGAAAAGTTAACGGTAAAATAATTGCTGGTTTATACCAAACCCGCAGTCATCACTTGGTCGACTTAAAGACCTGTTCTGAACAATACCCCGTCACGATGAAGGTCGTTCGTGGTCTCGTCAAGATCTTACAGGATATGGATTACCCAATCTATGATACTGACAATAATTCAGGAATCATCAAGACGTTAGTCGTTAGAGCGGCTTTACATACCCGTGACGTTCAGGTCGTATTTATTACCAATACATCAAAATTAATTAAGAAATCACAGTTACTTCAGGCCATTATTGTCCATCTATCAGAAGTTACCAGCGTTATGCAGAACGTTAATCCTGGTGATACCTCAATGATCTGGGGCGACCGAACGATTCCGTTAGCTGGTAAGACGTCAATCACTGAAAAAATGGGTGGCCTTGCCTTTAAATTATCGGCTCGTGCCTTTTTACAGTTAAATAGTTACATGATTCCTCAACTTTACGAAGTTGTGAAACACGCTTTGAATTTAAAGCATGGTGATCATTTGATTGATGCCTACTCCGGTGTTGGGACGATGGGATTACCGTTGGCTCATCAGGTTAAGGAACTTCGTGGGATGGACACCATCCCTGAAGCCGTCGAAGATGCGAACGCTAACGCTAAACTGAATCACATTCAAAATGCGCATTACTACGTTGGGGCTGCTGAAGATTTAATCCCCAAGTGGATTAAAGCCGGTTGGAACCCCGATGCTTTAATTGTGGATCCGCCGCGGGTTGGTTTAGCTAAACCGTTAATCGACGCTATTTTAGCTGCTCACCCGAAGAAATTCGTTTACGTTTCCTGTAATCCCGCTACTTTAGCTCGAGATTTAAAGCCGTTAACCGAAAAGTACCGGGTCAACTGGCTTCAACCGATTGATATGATGCCACAAACGGCCCGTTGTGAAGTCGTCGCCAGCTTTAGTCTTAGGCATAATTTGTGA